The following coding sequences lie in one Arachis ipaensis cultivar K30076 chromosome B05, Araip1.1, whole genome shotgun sequence genomic window:
- the LOC107641799 gene encoding wall-associated receptor kinase-like 20: MDLPRFVPLLSIFLLLIPPLTCAQVCQRNCGKEYLKYPFGSGPGCGNPLFQPHISCSQQKLTFTTHTGSYLVTSIDYSNQVIYISDPTMSTCSCTLPSKGFGLDWNAPFTFHDSTIFALVDCSINSSSICTTQSYDDIDDGNNKNSNSNSNSKLLCDQSTPICSLLYSCKPISTINLPISTCCVYEPVNLGPSFEMDLQKLQCPSYTGFYNFDEGESDPEKWNYGIALKYKFSVTDDYPNSCAACEKSYGVCGYNGPYNSFICNCPNGINTTTDCYFTSSYNNAFRNGIAYWLICPMAWSLVWFFL; this comes from the exons ATGGACCTCCCTCGTTTTGTTCCTCTTCTCTCAATTTTCCTTCTCCTTATTCCACCTTTGACCTGTGCTCAAGTGTGCCAAAGAAACTGTGGCAAAGAATACCTAAAGTACCCATTTGGTAGTGGCCCTGGTTGTGGTAACCCACTCTTCCAACCACACATTTCTTGCTCCCAACAAAAACTTACCTTCACAACTCACACAGGCTCGTACCTTGTTACTTCAATTGACTATTCAAAccaagtaatttacatttctgaCCCTACTATGTCAACATGTTCTTGCACTCTCCCTAGCAAAGGTTTTGGCCTAGATTGGAATGCCCCATTCACTTTCCATGATAGCACCATCTTTGCCCTAGTTGATTGTTCAATCAATTCATCATCAATATGCACAACACAAAGTTATGATGATATTGATGATGGTAACaacaaaaattcaaattcaaattcaaattccaagctttTGTGTGATCAAAGTACACCAATTTGTAGTCTTTTGTATTCATGCAAACCCATTAGTACTATTAACCTTCCAATTTCCACATGTTGTGTTTATGAACCGGTGAATCTTGGTCCGTCGTTCGAGATGGATCTTCAGAAGCTTCAGTGTCCGTCATATACCGGATTCTACAACTTTGACGAAGGAGAATCTGATCCTGAGAAGTGGAACTATGGGATAGCATTAAAGTACAAGTTTAGTGTCACGGATGATTATCCTAACTCTTGTGCTGCTTGTGAAAAGAGTTATGGGGTGTGTGGATACAATGGACCTTATAATTCATTTATATGCAATTGCCCTAATGGCATCAACACTACAACAGATTGTTACTTCACATCATCTTACAATAATGCTTTTAGAAACG GGATTGCTTATTGGTTGATTTGTCCTATGGCATGGTCACTGGTTTGGTTCTTCTTGTAG